Proteins encoded together in one Hevea brasiliensis isolate MT/VB/25A 57/8 chromosome 16, ASM3005281v1, whole genome shotgun sequence window:
- the LOC110654978 gene encoding kinase-interacting family protein: MSIYISSFQPTINSFSLLLPNVMADLHHRIKTFLETEQAAAAAGDSFSERAEWFFRRRPQLLALLQDLYNGYISLVDRCNKMQGNKHQRRCSSSLTSADTSFDEKEEEDVDHDVGKILYQYQTQGAVQSSEAKFGVDEIVAHMVMKSVEEDILEQECQESWRKVELLKKLLEVLESERIYLLNENASLGCKMAALIEENKGLSSEALFLKRKAAQLARCVLKMREDHRVWMLTRKIEDLQGQIYGLEKRNNEYYQQLLKKENLENEKVGLMGCFQLKRLKFKKRNEAAVSVNSGGGGACGGSKRVHNWWWWERVKKGIASPSFSSSTT; this comes from the coding sequence ATGTCGATATACATATCATCATTTCAACCGACAATAAAttctttttctctcttgttgcctaATGTAATGGCAGACCTCCACCACCGAATTAAAACGTTTCTTGAAACAGAGCAAGCGGCCGCCGCCGCTGGCGACAGCTTCTCAGAGCGTGCTGAATGGTTTTTCCGGAGACGTCCTCAACTTCTTGCTCTTCTCCAAGACTTGTACAATGGCTACATCAGCTTGGTTGACCGTTGCAACAAGATGCAAGGCAACAAGCATCAGCGGCGATGCTCTTCTTCTCTAACGTCTGCAGACACCAGTtttgatgaaaaagaagaagaggatgTTGATCATGATGTTGGGAAAATCCTGTATCAGTATCAAACTCAAGGCGCTGTACAATCATCAGAAGCCAAATTTGGAGTTGATGAGATTGTAGCCCATATGGTAATGAAGAGCGTGGAGGAGGATATATTAGAGCAGGAATGCCAAGAATCTTGGAGAAAGGTAGAGCTTCTGAAGAAACTACTGGAGGTGTTAGAGTCTGAAAGGATCTATTTACTGAACGAGAATGCGAGTTTGGGGTGTAAGATGGCTGCACTGATAGAAGAGAATAAAGGGCTCTCATCGGAGGCCTTGTTCTTGAAGAGAAAAGCTGCTCAACTTGCAAGGTGTGTGTTGAAAATGAGAGAAGATCACAGGGTGTGGATGCTTACTCGTAAAATTGAGGATCTTCAGGGCCAGATATATGGGTTGGAGAAGAGGAACAACGAGTATTATCAGCAGCTGCTCAAGAAAGAAAATTTAGAGAATGAAAAGGTAGGTTTGATGGGTTGTTTTCAATTGAAAAGGCTCAAGTTTAAAAAGAGAAATGAAGCTGCTGTGAGTGTAaacagtggtggtggtggtgcttgtGGTGGGTCAAAGAGAGTGCATAACTGGTGGTGGTGGGAAAGGGTGAAGAAGGGCATAGCTTCTCCTAGTTTTTCTTCTTCAACTACTTGA